In Camelus bactrianus isolate YW-2024 breed Bactrian camel chromosome 5, ASM4877302v1, whole genome shotgun sequence, the DNA window TTGCTTGCTGATGTTTAAAAACTTTGGAGCAGACTCTATCTAAAATATCAAAAttgaacatttctttaaaaaactgaaggaGGTGAAGAATTGTGTACAGCACTCTGAGAAGAAATCATTATTGAATATTCACACACTAtctttgtatgttttttaaattaggttaTGAGTTTGTTTGTAAGGAAGACAAGTCACATTTTCATGGCGTATTTGTCAGAAAAAGCATATCCATCCATTAACTGGTCCACTGGGATTTGGGATGACATTTCTACTCTAGAATGTAAAATGAGGAGGGACATCAGCCAGTGTCCTGGATGTTAtgctggaaaacacagaaaataattgtttatgTTAGATGGGAGAAGAAATAGCTGTATATACCTACATAGAGAGAAATACATATGTAACGTAAGTCCGTATTTAAGTGAGTATGTCTTGTCATATACTAATTCTTAGCTGATGGATTTtcatgtgcattttattttaccttttaggTTCAGCTGCCTGTATATCTTCCCAGATTCCCAGAACCTGACCGCATCTTCGCATCCCTGGCTTGACACCTAACCATGCAGCGGAGATCAAGAGGAGTTAATATTGGGCTGCTCTTGCTCCTTTCTCAGATCATCCATGTTGGGGTCGACAATATTCCACCTGTCACCCTGGCAACTTTGGCCCTCAACATCTGGTTATTCTTGAATCCTCTGAAACCGCTGTTGAGCGCCTGCCTTAGCGTGGAGAAATGTTACCAGCAGAAAGACTGGCAGCGCCTCCTGCTTTCCCCTCTTCACCACGCGGATGATTGGCATTTGTATTTCAACATGGCGTCCATGCTATGGAAAGGAATCAAGTTGGAAAGAAGACTGGGAAGTAAATGGTTTGCCTACATCATTGCCACATTCTCCCTACTCACTGGGGTGGTGTACTTGCTCTTGGAATTTGCTCTGGCGGAATTTATGAACGAACCTAACTTAAAAAGGAACTGTGCTGTAGGTTTCTCAGGTAAGGCAGATGGGCTTCTAAGGTAGCATGCGTAAAGACAGTGAGGGAGATGCAGCTGTTGGGATTTTCTGAAGCCTGAGTCTCAGTTGGTGAGGGAACTGAATTCCGAGTGGCAGAGGGCTGCTGGGGCTTGGATTTTGGGGAATAGACTGATTGAAGCACAGGAGGGACACTGATCTTGCTATCTCCCATTATGCTGCATCATTCGCTTTTGGACAACTTAAGACTAGGGTCTGCCTAAACATAGTTTTGTAGAAGTCGTAGTCCTGGAAGTATGCCCTGGCTCCATCCTAAGAAGATGAGTGCGACTCTCAATAACCCCATTAAAATAAGTGCACCCTACCATGGCATGCTCACCATGTTTTAGGAACCATGGTAGTCTCTCTACACAATTCATGCTATTTAATTCATGTAACAGGTCCATAGGGAGGTGGCCGTGCCTTGATTTTGTAGGTGAGGAAGCCAGAGCCCAGAGAAGTTAGTTAACTTGCTCAAAGTTACACACCTCGTAAGTGATggagatgggatttgaacccagcctgCACAACTTTTAACCACGTGTCACATTGCCTATCACTACTCCcctcactagtttttttttttcacgtgtATCTTATAAATTGGCATCAGGACTTGAAATATGTTCTCAAAATTATAAtgtgaaggggaggagggaaacaGTCCTAAAATAGAAGGAAACCAAACCTTCCCTCTGCTTTCCCTGCCACCCTCCCCGCTTCCATCGAAGATGCATCTGATGATGGGGGAGGAACCAAAATACGCTGTTCCTTCTGCATGTCTTTCCATGAGGGTCAGAAAAATACACatccatgtaaaaaaaaaaaaaacactcaatgTTTGAGTTAAAAATCACGTAGCATAAAATGAATGATTTTGAAGTTTACAATTCAGGGGCATTTAATACCATTGCTGGtgtcttattgccattttatgtGTTGTATATTTAGTAGAATACTGAAAGCCAGTGTGAACTTCTGTGTTAAGAAACGTTGAGGGAATGATTGCCTTGAAGACTGTCTCTCTACCAAATGCTGGGCTGACTCGTAAGGAATAGAATATGTTTCAAAGCGAAAAGCTGGACATGCTCGAATAATCATGTTCACTTTCAGTTAGTTTTTTGCCAGCGTTGATCGTCTCCACGTTTGGGTTGATGTTTGTATGCTCTTTACTCTCTTCTAGGAGTTCTGTTTGCTTTGAAAGTTCTTAACAACCACTATTGCCCCGGAGGCTTTGTCAGCGTTTTGGGCTTTCCTGTACCCAACAGGTTTGCCTGTTGGGCAGAACTTCTGGCTATCCACTTCCTCTCACCAGGGTAAGTGTTTACCCTTAGAGAAACAAATGAAGGACGTGATGTTCTGGGGAGAAAAGAATTGCAATAATAATGAGGTAACCACGTTGTCTTTTACAGTGAAGTTCATTCTTTAACTGTTAGGACAGAGTCCAGCTTAAAGGTTTTAATGTCTGACgttcctgggtttgaatcctgccaGCTACTGAGCTGTCTGGTTTTGGTGCACTTGCCTTAGCTGAGTTTCCGTTTCCTCACCTTTTAAGTAGAACCTGATACACAGATTTGAGAATCAGTGTTAACCAGcctattcattcattcgttctaATAACAGTAACCCAACGAGGCACATAGAAACCACATAATTATAAAGATAGAAAACCAAAAGGTATGTTGGTCCAGTGCTTTTAAG includes these proteins:
- the RHBDD1 gene encoding rhomboid-related protein 4 isoform X1 — translated: MQRRSRGVNIGLLLLLSQIIHVGVDNIPPVTLATLALNIWLFLNPLKPLLSACLSVEKCYQQKDWQRLLLSPLHHADDWHLYFNMASMLWKGIKLERRLGSKWFAYIIATFSLLTGVVYLLLEFALAEFMNEPNLKRNCAVGFSGVLFALKVLNNHYCPGGFVSVLGFPVPNRFACWAELLAIHFLSPGTSFAGHLAGILVGLMYTCGPLKKIMKTCAGIFPSNTGYPRQQYYFNNTGYSGYQGYFPYGGPEYYDVPRNYDMYTAGLSEEEQLERALRASLSDPGSGRSSPPPYGFRLSPEEEMRRRRLHRFDSQRGGPAS
- the RHBDD1 gene encoding rhomboid-related protein 4 isoform X2, encoding MQRRSRGVNIGLLLLLSQIIHVGVDNIPPVTLATLALNIWLFLNPLKPLLSACLSVEKCYQQKDWQRLLLSPLHHADDWHLYFNMASMLWKGIKLERRLGSKWFAYIIATFSLLTGVVYLLLEFALAEFMNEPNLKRNCAVGFSGVLFALKVLNNHYCPGGFVSVLGFPVPNRFACWAELLAIHFLSPGTSFAGHLAGILVGLMYTCGPLKKIMKTCAGIFPSNTGYPRQQYYFNNTGYSGYQGYFPYGGPEYYDVPRNYDMYTAGLSEEEQLERALRASLSDPGSSERPTYPRSKGLSGLAGGSGRAR